In Kordiimonas pumila, a single genomic region encodes these proteins:
- the aroQ gene encoding type II 3-dehydroquinate dehydratase, with protein sequence MSKNKIHNILVLNGPNLNLLGTREPETYGSTTLTEIEELTKARADSHGFTIDFRQTNIEGTLVDWIQQSAGQADAIILNAAAYTHTSIAIHDAIAAIKTPVIEVHLSNVFAREDYRHHSYVSDVAVGVICGFGAQGYLLAIDAIASMLRNQS encoded by the coding sequence ATGAGTAAAAACAAAATACATAATATTTTGGTACTAAATGGTCCAAATCTAAATTTACTTGGCACCCGTGAGCCAGAAACATATGGCAGTACAACTCTCACAGAAATTGAAGAATTGACAAAAGCCAGGGCTGATTCCCACGGCTTTACAATAGATTTTCGACAAACAAACATTGAAGGCACACTGGTTGACTGGATTCAGCAGTCAGCTGGTCAAGCTGATGCCATCATTCTGAATGCAGCCGCCTACACACATACGTCCATTGCGATACATGATGCTATTGCTGCAATTAAAACGCCTGTAATAGAAGTTCATTTGTCCAATGTCTTTGCTCGGGAAGATTACCGACACCATTCTTACGTTTCAGACGTAGCTGTTGGTGTTATTTGTGGTTTTGGGGCACAAGGATATT